AGCCGCTTTCGATCTGCCGTTCCTGCTCCCTAGCCGTGAAGCAGCCGTGGCTGTGATGCAGAGCGATGTGGCCCAGGACATGCTGGATGCCTTTGAAGGTACCGGTCTGAAAGCGCTCGCCTTCTCTGAGAATGGCTATCGTCAGCTCTCGAACAGCGCACGCCCGGTGGCGAGTCCTGAAGACGTTGCAGGTCTAGATGTGCGCGGTTTAAGCGTACGTACCATGGAAAACCCGGTGCACCTGGCAATTTGGGAAGCGTTAGGCGCCAACCCAACGCCGATGGCCTTTGGTGAGCTGTTCTCTGCCATGGAGCAGGGCGTTGTTGATGGCCAGGAAAACCCATGGAGCACCATCCTCACCTCTAACTTCCATGAGGTGCAGGATTATGGCACTGAGACGCGTCACGTCTATACTCCCTTTATCATGATGCTTTCTGAGCGTACCTGGGATCGTATGGCGCCCGAGTACCAAGAGCTGGTGCTGGAAGCGGCGCGTCAGTCCGCTGAATATGAAATTCAGCTTTCTGCTGAATACGATGATTGGTCACGGGATCAGCTTGCAGAGCGCGGAATGGAAATTACCCGCCTGGACGATGAGCAGTTAGCCGCGTTCCAGGATGCCGTTCAACCGGTTTATGAAGAGTGGGCGCCGCGTATTGGTGAAGACCTGATCGCCGACATTCAAAAGATTGTTGAAGAGAGCAGCAACTAAACCTTACGTTTAGCGCACTACTCGGGCAGGCCATTGGGCCTGCCCGACGTGTCAGTGCCCTGGAGCTCCTATGTCACTCTCCTCTACACCCCCAAATACCCCCACGCCGATTGAAGATCCATCGGTGTATCTGGATGACCCTAATCGCAAGTTGCTGGAAATCGATACCGATACTCGCCAAGGCCCGGCATTGTTCCGCTGGATGACTTTAGGCATGGAGTATTTGATCGGCGCTATTTTAGTGGCGTTGATTGTGTCCGTTTCCTGCAACGTGGTGGGACGTGCGTTGTTTAATAACTCGCTGCCGTGGGCGGATGAGCTCGCGCGTATGCTGTTTATATGGCTGGTATTTATCGGTGCCGCTGCGGCGTTTTCCCGTTACGAGCACATTGCCGTTGACGCTCTTGTACGGCGCCTGCCGCTGCGCTTGGCGCATATGCTATATCTGCTGCAGCACCTGATTATTACCGGCCTCATGGTAGTGATGATTTGGGGCGGCTACCAAGTATTGGCACACTCTAGTGGGCGTTCGGCGATTATGGACGTGCCGCTGAGCTTTATCAGCCTTTCGCTGGTGCTATGCGTCATTTTTATTGCGGCGGTATCGATGTGGCGAATGTGGGTCAGCCTGAACGTTATTCGACACCCTGAGCGGGAGCGCTAATCATGCTATGGATTTTTCTGGCTATTTTATTGGCCTCCATCGTTATCGGGCTGCCCATTGCCTTTGGCCTGGGCGTTGCCGCGTTGGTGATGGCGGTACTCTCTGATATTCCACTGTCGATCATGATCGAGCAGTCCATCCGCGGGGTAAATAGCTTTCCGCTGCTGGCAATTCCGTTCTTTATTTTAGTCGGTGAGGTGATGAGCAATGGCGGTATCGCTCGCCGCTTGATGGAGCTGGCTGGCGCTATGGTGGGCTTTATGCGCGGCGGGCTAGGGCAGGTTGCTATCACCGGCTCGATGTTCTTTGGCGGCATCAGTGGGTCAGCGGTGGCCGATACGGCCGCTACCGGTGCGATGATGATTCCCTCTATGAAAGAACAGGGGTATACGGCTGCCAATGCCACCGCAATTAATACCGTATCGTCAGTAATCGGGATCATTATTCCACCCTCGATTCCTCTGATTCTCTACGGCATCGTCACTGAGACTTCCATTAGCCGCCTGTTTATCGCCGGTATTATCCCCGGCCTGCTGATTGGCTTTGCGCTGATGGTGACCACCTATATTCTTGCCAAAAAGGATGGTGGCGGCGTGCAGCAGTTCCGCTGGGATCGTCTTTGGAAAGCCTTCAAAGATGCCTGGATGGCGCTAGTGCTTCCGGTGATTGTGATTGGCGGTATTATTGGCGGCGTGTTTACGGCCACCGAAGCCGCCGTAGCGGCACTGCTCTATTCGCTGGCTATTTCGCTGGTGGTCTACCGCGAATTCAAGCTTAAAGAGCTTGTCGGTATGCTGATTCGTACGGCCCGCTTGACCGGTATGGTCATGATGTTACTGGCGTTTGCGACGGTAATCGCTTGGTTCCTGACCATTAATATGGTGCCGCAAACCCTGGTTAGCCAAGTTCAGTCGATCACTCAAGACCCGTTTATGCTGCTGTTGATTGTGGCCTTCTTGCTGCTGTTGGTGGGATTTGTGATGGACTTGACTCCGGCAATGGTAATTATGGCGCCTATGCTGGCTCCCATTGTCACCTCGGTGGGCGTTGATGCGGCTTACTTCGGCGTGCTGATGGCCTTTGTATTGGGCATCGGGTTATTAACCCCACCGGTGGGCACCTGCCTCTATGTAGGTTGCGGTGTAGGTAAAGTTTCTATGGAGTCGTTGGTCAAAGCCATGCTGCCTTACTATGCGGCTCTATTGGTGGTGTTGGTGATCCTGGTCGCTTTCCCAGGTATCGTTACCTGGCTGCCCGACCTCACCGCCGTGCGCGGCAATTAATAGGAGAGCCTCTGTGAAGACCCTCTCGCATCGTATTTTGGTGATGGGCGTGTCCGGCTCAGGGAAGTCGCACATTGGCCAACAGTTGGCGCTAACCCTAGGAGCGACCTTTATCGATGGTGATGACTACCACTCGCCCGCTAACGTTGCCAAAATGGCTAGCGGCAAGCCGCTTAACGACGATGACCGGAGCGAGTGGCTGGATACCTTGGCGGCGCTGTTTGCCGAGTATCGGGCAAAGAGTGAATCGCTGGTGATTGCTTGCTCTGGGTTGAAAAAACGCTACCGCGATCGACTGCGACAGGGCGACTCAGCGTTGCAGATCCTGTATTTAGAGGGCAGCCGGGAGCTACTGCTTGAACGGCTTGAAACCCGGGCCGGGCACTTCTTTAAAGGTGATACCATGTTGGCCAGCCAGCTGGCCGACTTGGAACCACCGAGTAGAGAGGAGGCCTTCAATGCCTCGATTGCTTTATCGCCCCAAGTGATCGTTACGCAATTTGCTGCCACATTGTCGACGCCCAGCCACTCGCTAAGTTAAAAGGCAGGAATAAGCATTAGGGTCGCTGCTGGTTAGGCTAGGCCCTATCGCTTACACGTTGCATAAGGCAGTCACTTTTTGAAGAAAAAACGCCCAACCCTGCAGGATATCGCCAATCACGTAGGGGCTACCAAAATGACGGTAAGCCGCTGCCTGCGCGACCCTGAAACGGTCTCGGAAGGCCTCCGAGAGCGTATCTTCTCGGTTGCTGAGCAGATTGGCTATATTCCCAATCGCGCACCGGATTTGCTCTCACGGGCGACCAGCCACTCCATCGGGGTGCTGGTGCCGTCGCTTACCAATCAGGTATTCGCCGATGTCATCCTCGGTATCGAAACGCTGACGGAGCCGGCAGGTTATCACCTAATGCTTTCCCACTATGGCTATAGCCCAGAGCTTGAGGAGCGGAGTCTGGCATCTTTGCTCTCCTATAACGTCGATGGGGTGATTCTGTCTGACCGTGACCATACACCGCGCAGCCTGCGCATGCTGGAAACCGCCGGCATTCCAATTGTTGAGATCATGGACACCCACCGCCCTCCGCTGCAGCAGGTAGTGGGCTACGATAACGTTCAAGCGGCGTATGACATGGTGAGTGAGATGATCCGACGTGGTCGACGTCAGGTGATTTATCTGGCGGTGCGCTTGGATGAGCGCACCCGACAGCGTGAGCAGGGCTACCGTCGCGCCATGGAGGAGCATGGATTAACACCCGTCACCTTACAAAGCACTCAGCGCTCCTCTTACAGCGTGGGGGCGGCGCTGCTGCAACAGATAATCGTCGATTATCCAGCGGCGGATGGCCTGTTCTGCACCAACGATGACGTGGCAGTAGGGGCCTATTTCGAGTGCCAGCGGCGGGGGATTGATGTACCTGGGCGGATGGCCTTGGCTGGCTTCCATGGCCACGACGTGGGGCACGTTATGACGCCACGGCTTGCCAGCGTAGTCACTCCGCGTCAGGCCATAGGCGAAGCGGCAGCGGCGGAATTATTGGCGCGGATTCGTGGAGAATTGCTAACCCAGAAAGTGGTTGATTTGGGTTACCGTATTGAAGTGGGAATGACCTTATAGAGCGCGTTATCGAGTAGCCGTTAGCGGCGTAAATGACTAAAGTAGCCTTTTACTTTTGTCGCGAGGCCGTCGTGCAGATTACTCAACTCAATATTTACCCCGTCAAATCGCTAAAAGGCATCAGCGTGACTCAAAGCGAGCTGCAAGAGCACGGACTAGCCTGGGATCGCCGCTGGATGCTGGTGGATGCGCAGCAGCGTTTTGTGACCCAGCGCCAACTCCCGGCGCTTGCCACCGTTGAGGTCGCGCTGACCGATGAGCACTTGGTGCTGTCGCATCCTAACGTCGAGCCGTTGAGCGTACCGCTGGCCGAGCCAGAGGGAAATTTGCGCCTGGTCAGTGTGTGGAATGACCACTGTAAAGCTCTGCCAGAGAGCGATGAAGTATCGCACTGGTTGGTTGCCGCCTTGGGCGAGCAGGTTCAGGGGCTTAGCATGGTGCGCTTTGCTACCGAGTTTACCCGTGCCGTTGAAGAGGATTTCCTTGATGGCGGGGCGGCGCATACCTACTTCTCTGACGGCTACCCCTTCTTGATTGCGACTACAGGGTCGTTAGACGCCCTGAACCAGGCCTTAGTAGCAGGTGGGCACGCCCCCGTGCCCATGAACCGCTTTCGGCCCAATATCGTCGTAGAGAGTGACGAGGCTTGGGCGGAAGATCACTGGGCAACGTTGACTGAGCAAGACGGCGCCTTTCAGCTAGCGTTACGCAAGCCCTGCAAGCGCTGCAAGATTACCACCATCGATCAGCATACCGCGGCAGTGCCTGCCCCAGCTGAACCGCTGAAAACCTTGATTGAACTCAACACCCAGCCCACCTTAAAAGGCGCCCACTTTGGCCAAAACGCTACGCTGGTAGCCGGCGACGGCAGTGTTATTCGCGTGGGTGATAGACTGACAGTAACAGCCCGCAGCGTCTAGAAAGCTCAGCATACTAATAGTTAAAAATGCGTTTTTTAACTTGTCAAGATAGACGGATTGATTAATTTGTCGTTGACGCTTTTATAGGGAGTCTCTAGTGTCCGAGACTCTAGCACACTAGTATTTTTACACTGTGGGGAAGCGCCGTGGATCTCGCAACATTGATTGGCTTGGTAGGGGCTGCTGTCTTAGTAGGCACTGCTGTGATTATGGGCACTTCGCCAGAGGTGTTCATGAACCCCACTGGGCTGCTGCTAGTGGTAGGGGGAAGCCTGTTTGTTGTATTGGCTAAGTTTAGTATTACGCAATTTAAATTCGCCTTTAGAGCCGCTGCCCGGGCGTTTAAGTTTCAACTGCCAAGTATTCAAGAAAGTATTGATGAGTTAGTAGAGCTATCAAAGGTGGCGCGCCGAGAAGGCATGATTGCTCTAGAAAGTCGCGAAGTCAGTTCGCCGTTTTTGCAGAAGGGCCTGCAAATGCTGGCCGATGGCTACAGTGCCGAGATGATAAGAGACATGATGGAAAAGGAGCGCCTGCTTACTCTTGAGCGTAATCAGGCGGGGGGGCAGGTATTTTCAGCCCTAGGCGAGGTGGCTCCCGCCATGGGCATGATTGGTACACTGGTAGGCTTAGTGCAAATGCTTTCCAATATGGGCGACCCATCGCTCATTGGCCCGGCCATGGCCGTTGCTCTTCTAACCACTTTGTATGGTGCGATGATCGCAACGATGATCGCCAGTCCTATCGCGGATAAGCTTTGGGTGCGCATGAATCAAGAAGCCAAAATGCAGGAGCTGTGGATTGATGCGGTGCTGGCCATTAAAAGCGATAAGAACCCGCGCGTACTGGAACAAATGTTGACGATATATCTCCCACCAGAACATCGCAGCGCAGCTGACGCAGAAGCAAATACTACCGCAGGCGAGCAGACGTAAAAAATGGCGCAAAAACAGACCAACATCCCCGCCTGGATGATTACCTACGCAGACTTAATGTCACTGCTGCTGTGCTTTTTTGTGCTATTGCTGTCGTTTGCGGAAATCGATGCGGAAAAGTTTCGTCGAGTGGCGGACGAATTGTCCAAAGCCTTTGGCGTTCAGCGCGAAGTTGAAGCGACACAAGTACCTATGGGAACCAGCGCGGTAAAGCAGCATTTCTCTCCAGCAGTGCCTGATCGCACCTTGGTAGATGAAGTGCGTCAGCAAACAATGCAACAGCGACCGCAGCTTGAGTCAATGCGCGATAGTCAGGAAGCCCAGCGCCACCTGCAAAGCCACCAATTGGCTCAGAATGTTGAAAAGCTGCTCGAAACATCGTTGCCAGAGGGCGCGACTGAAATTGATATTGATCAGTTTCGTGTGGTGGTGCGAATTTCCGAAAATGGCACCTTTGGGTCGGGTAATGCCACCGTCACTTCGGCCTTTGAGGACTTATTACAGTCGCTAGCAACCCTTCTGGCCGATGTGCCTGGAACGATTTCCATTGATGGGCATACTGATGATGTGCCTATCCGTACATCCCAATTCCGCAGCAATTGGGATCTTTCGGCAATGCGAGCCGCTTCAGTGGCAAACGTTCTCACCGCGACCGGTGCGCTGGCACCTGAGCGGCTAATCGTTCAAGGCTTCGCGGATACTAGGCCATTGGCCTCTAATCTGACCAACGAAGGCCGAGCCGAAAATCGCCGGGTTGAGCTAATGATTGATCTGGATGCGGCTGTTGAAGAGCGGGGCGAGCGCTCAGTGGAGTCATTGCAACCCGTTTCTTCCGATCCTCTTGAGTCTGCCGAGACCGATTCAACACCCTGATTCGGCATAAGCCGCGGAATCAGCTACGCTAGTAACTCGGTAATCGCAGTTACCGAGCCTTATCGGAGCCTAATCGATAAGCTAACTATCACAGGAAAGGAGAACAGTATGGATAGTAAAGCAAGTGCACGCTGGGAAGGTGGTTTAAAAGACGGTAAAGGCAATGTGTCTACTGAAAGTGGTGTGCTAGATGCGGGCTACTCGTTTAAACAGCGCTTTGAGGGAGAGCCTGGTACCAATCCCGAAGAGCTGATCGGCGCGGCACACGCCAGCTGTTTCTCAATGGCGCTCTCCATGATTTTGGGTGAGAAAGGCTATACCGCTGACGCTATCGAAACCAGCGCCAAAGTGACTCTTTCCCAAAGCGATGCAGGTTTTGATATCTCGAACATTCACCTGGACGTTGTTGCTGAGATCAGTGGCGCTGATGACGCAGCATTCCAAGAAGCAGCGGAAACGGCTAAAGCCAATTGCCCTGTTTCCAAAGTACTTAATGCTGATATTAGCATGACGGCCAAACTGAAAGCCTAATTTTGTCTAGGCTGTACTTTGCTTATAAATAGGTTGTGTTTTGACATAGATGGCTCGCGTATAAACAGTGTGCGCGAGCCATTTTGCTAACTAAACGCATTTTAGGTTTTTGATTATTTCTTTGTTATCTTAAATGACATGCATTAAAAAGCCTTGGCAATTGCCAAGGCTTTTATCTTATGACTAGTGCTTACTTGTCTTCGTCTCCGTCACGGTTATACTCTTCAGCTGCTTCAAGCGCATCTTCTGATGCATTAACGGTAATGACATAATCATCGCCATCTTCGTCTTTAGTCAGCTCAAGTGAATCCCATTCAATCGCAACGTTTTTCTCACCCATACCTAAGAAGCCACCAACGCCAACAACAACAGCATTGATTTGGCCGTCTTCACCAATCACGAGGTCAGTAATGGTGCCGATGTCTTCGTCATCTTCGACGCTGCTTTTGACTTGATTGCCGGTTAAGGCGTCAGCGTGGAATGTGTTTTCTGGCGTTTCCGTTAGGTAAGTCGCTTCCATGGTCGTGGTGTTTTCTTCAGCATTTACACTGCCAGCGGCAAACATAAAGGCTGGAACCATGAGAGTACCTAGAATAGCGGGTTTGATCATTTTCATTTTGCTTGCTCCTTGCGATTTTATTGGGCTTAACGACTCCGCGTAGCAACCCGAATAAATCAATAGTGACGGTATTGGCTTCGTTTAAAATAAGCGATGGCAATGCCGATACTATTATTCCTAAGTGTGTTAATTACCCTAGCTACTTAATGCATTGGGAATTAGTGCATTGGATAATTAACGCTATCTTGCGCTTCACTGCGTCAAGACAACTATCAGGTTAGTCGCTGCGTTCAAAAATACAACCATTAAAGTGAAACTTTTAGGTAACACCACCACTGCTGTTCGGCCCTCATGGGCCTACACCCGCGCCGTCATGCCACAGGCTGTTGAGTTGACCCGCCCTCGCTCAGTGTTCATATTCGTCTCCAAATGGCTCGCTTTCTATCCTCTGTTTGATAAAAGGTTTGATAAAAGTGAGGTCACATAAAAAGGAGAACCCTGACCATGATTTCCCACCCTTTGCAGTGTTTAAAACAGTTCTGCGTTAGCAGCGTTGCGCTAGGCGCTTGGCTATTAGCCTCAAGTGCTGTGGCCGATAGCAGCGAGCTTCCCAAAGGGCATTTTCTACTGCCTGAAGAGGGCAACATGGTGGGCCAAGTGTATACCGTCACGGCGACCGAAGAGGATACGCTGCTGGATATTGCTCGGGCACACAACGTGGGCTACGAAGAAATTCGTATGGCCAACCCGGATACCAGCCTCTGGGTACCGGGAGAAGGCACCGAAGTGACGATCCCCGGGCAGTATATTCTTCCCGATGAAGCGCGTAGCGGCATTGTGATTAACGTGGCAGAGCTACGCCTTTACTACTACCCCGAGGTAGCAGAGGGCGAGACGCCGCGGGTCGAAACCTACCCTATTGGTATCGGGCGGGATGCTTATAACACCCCACTTGGAGTTACCGAAACCACTATGCGGCTTGAAAACCCGGCCTGGTATCCACCTGAGTCGATTCGTCGTGAAGCCGCCGAGCGGGGCGACCCAGCCCCTGCGGTAGTTCCCCCCGGTGCCGACAATCCCTTGGGTGAATACGCTATTTTGCTGGATATCCCCGGTTACCTGATCCATGGCACCAACCAACCAGATGGCATTGGTATGCGGGCTAGCCGGGGCTGCATCCGCATGCACCCGGAAGATATCGAGTCGGTGTTCTGGCGTGTGCCGGTAGGCACCCAGGTCAATATTATCGATTCGCCGATCAAAGTAGGCTGGGGTAAAGAGGGGAATCGCTACATTCAAGCCTTCACCGCCACGGATGAGCAAGTATTTGGTATGGAAACGCTGTTAAACGTAGTTGGCTTAATTGAAAAGCATGACGGGGGTAATGCCTCCAGCGTCAACTACGAGCAGGTAAGTGAAATATTAGAGCGAGCGAATGGCCAGATCGTGCCGATTAGCTAAACGATGGTGCAGCGCTAGCGTGCTGGGTCCAAAACCCCTCCCAGCGATGCGTTGCGCCTAAACCAACCCGCAATGCTGGTACGCGGGCAGCGAGTTGGTAGCACTTCATGGGGAATGGTCTCAGATAAGAAGCAGGCGAAGGTGCCCGCTTCGGGTACCACCCGGGCGACCTCTTGTCTGGGGTCGTCGGGGTGGTAGATCACCATCTCACCGCCACCGTCGCTGGGCCAGTCCGGTGTCAAATAGCCGACCGTAGATATCACGCGGTTGGCACGGCCTCGAAAGCTATCCAGGTGACGTTGATAAAAAGCGCCCGGTGGATAGTGGGCAAAGTGGGCCTCGTACTCAAATAAGCCCAAAAACAGCGCCTGGTTAAGCGCCTGCTGTAGCTCGCTCATGGCGTCTAAGTATCGCCGTTGGGCAGCGCTTTCTCGATCAAGCCAATGAATAGCGTCACCGCGGATATCTTTACGCAGTAGGTGCTGTTGTCCGCGACCAATGCCCGCTTCATCCAGTCCGTTATAGGCCGCCCGCTGGAGAAGCTCATTATTCAGCGCGCCGCATAGCTCCAAGTCAATAGCCCCGCGGCCTACATACCAACCCTGTTCAACCAGCGCATCCACAAGAGCGACCTGCGTCTCGGGCTGAAGCGCAGGTGACGACGTAGCAACACTAGGGATCATTGGTTGGATCTCGATGGCGCCGAATCAGGAACGCTTGTAGAGAGTTTAGATAGACGGTTTTTGCGCTCAGGGTGGTGGCGCAGCGGCCCCTGGGGGCGTTGATATAAATCAATCGGCATACCGAAGCCCTCGGCCAGTAACTCGACCAGCATCATGGCAGATAATCCCCAAATCACATGGCCGTCCACATGATAGCTAGGCACGTAGTGGGCAACGCCATCCACGGTAATCACGTCGGTATGGGTGCGGTGATCGTCTAGAAAGTGACTTAGTGGCACTTCAAAAATAGCGTCTAGCTCTCCTGGGTCGGCGATCAGCGGTAAATCCGGCGGAATAATGCCCACCCAGGGGGTAACGCGAATACCGTGCAGCGAAATAACGTCCGACAGCCTACCTAGGGGTTGCACCAGCGCGGGGTCGAGGGCAATCTCCTCTTCTGCCTCGCGCAGTGCCGTGGCGTAAAGGTCGCTATCAAAGGGCTCGCGCTTGCCGCCAGGGAACGCCACTTGGCCGCTGTGGGTGCTCAAGTGGCTGGCCCGGCGGGTAAACAGTAAGGTAGGCGCTGGGCGTTCGACAATCGGCAACAGCACGGCGGCCTCGGGCATCACTATGTGATCCAAGCGTTGAGGAGTCAGCTGTTGCAGCTGTTTGCGCAGTTTCTCTAACATGGGGTATCCCGTTACTTTGTTCTCTTTTACCCAGCAGCGGTCGTTGACGTCAAGCGCGTCGAGGCTTCTATTCACTAGCCGTTGAGAATATGCGATGAACTTTTGCAGCCAGTGTGGTGATAAAGTACGTTTTGCCATCCCGGAAGGCGATGACCGCCAGCGCTACCTGTGCGATGCCTGCGGCACGATTCACTATCAGAACCCACGCATTGTCGCCGGTACGCTGCCCGTCAGCGGTAGTAAAGTGCTGCTCTGTAAACGGGCGATTTCACCGCGCAAAGGCTACTGGACACTGCCCGCCGGCTATATGGAAAATGCCGAATCAACCCAGCAGGCCGCTTCCCGTGAGACCCGTGAAGAGGCCTGTGCCGAGGTCGAACTGGCCAACCTCTACACGCTAATTGACCTGCCGCATATCAATCAGGTGTATATGATTTTTCGCGCCGAATTAGTCGGTGGCTTCAGCGCCGGGCCGGAAAGCCTGGAAGTCGCGCTGTTCGAAGAGCATGAGATCCCTTGGGATGAGCTCGCCTTCATGACTATTGAGCGCACCCTCAAGCATTTTTACGCCGACCGCCCCCGCAATGAATTTCCGCTGCATATCAGCATGGTAACGCCAGAAGATCGCGAGCGTTATTTTGGCAGTGCGTAAGACGTTAAAGGTCTGATTATAGATCGGCGAGCTGCCACACATCATAAGCGACTTCTTCATAGGGGTGGGCAAGCCTCAAGGCCGCGATGGCGCCGTGAATATGCGCTTCATCGCAGAGCAGTTCGACTTTGAACTCTTCGACCTTTTCCAAGCTGCCCACCGAGCCGATGTGCGGGTGGGCGCCTTCCGTTGGGCGAAACTGCCCCGTGCCTCGGGTTTGAAAACAGACGTTTTCGTACGCCCCTACACGCCCGGCTCCGGCTTCGAATACCGCCTGTTTGACACTTTCGGCATCTTCTACGGGGACAAAAAATGCGAGCTTATACATACTGTACCTCCAAACGATCAATCCAGTGTGAAACGTTGAACTCTGGCTATGTTAGCGGATAGGCGACTACTGGTCGCGGGCTTGGCTTTGTATGATGATGCTTTTATGACGTTTACCCACGATTGTTAGATGAGCCATCCCATGGATAAATTTGAGGTAAAGCTGGATCAGGCGGCCAGAGCCGCATGGATGTCTTACGTAGGTGGAATGACCCAGGATGAGATCGCCAGCCAGTTGGGTGTCTCACGACCCGGTGTGCAGCGTTTATTGGCGTTGGCTCGCCAGGAAGGGCTGGTAAAAGTGCATATTGATCACCCGATCTCTAACTGCATGGCGCTGGGCAGCACGCTGCGCGACCACTTTGGCTTGACCTACTGTGAAGTGGTACCTGCCGATAGCCACGCCGCCGACAGCGCCGCTTCCTACTTGGCAGTCGCTGCTGCCGAGCGCATTGCGCAACTGGTCGAACGCAGCGAGCCATTAACCCTGTCGCTAGGCACCGGGCGTTCTGTGCGGGCCGCGGTGGAAGCGCTTAGCCGCGTTGAGCGGCCCCAACATCGCTTTGTGTCGCTGGTGGGCAATGTCGCCCGAGATGGTTCGGCCAACCGCTACGATGCGGTGATGGTGATGGCGGATAAAACCGGCGGCGAACGCTTCTTACTGCCTGCACCGGTGGTCGCCGAGTCGCTGGCTGAAAAAGAGGCGATGCTGGCTCAACGCCTCTTTAAAGCGATTGCTGATGTGGCGCGACAGTCAGAAGCAGCGTTTATCGGTGTCGGGCGCATCGACCGTCAGGCCACGCTGTTTCAAGACCATTTCATTAGTGAAAGCGAGCTGGATGAATTGTTGGGACTGAAAGCGGTAGGGGAGTTGCTTGGTTGGCCGCTGAATCGCGACGGCGAGGTGATAGACTGCTCAATTACGCGGCGGGTCACCAGTCTTCCCCTGGAGCGCTTTGGTAAGCACCATATGGTGGCGATTGCGGGAGGGCACGAAAAAGCCCCGGCGATCCATGCCGCATTGCGCGGCGGCTGGCTGAAGGGCTTGGTGACTGACGAAGTGGCCGCGCGGCAGATCGTTGAAGCACTCTAGGGCTTTCAAACCCAGCTGCGTGCACTGCAATATGCGTTAGAGATAATGAATTAGCGTAAAGTCTAAGCTAATCAGCTTTGCTTTTTTTTGGCTTACGTACGATCATTTGTTCGATAGTTGATCAATAAGATCAAGGCGACAACAATGCCAATACCAGCCCATAGGAGTGCTTTATGCGACTCGCACGTCACTTGCCCGTTACCACGCTAGCGGCCGCCATTGCCATGTCGGGCCATGCCCAGGCGCAAACCGAAATTACCGTGGCCACGGTTAACAACAACGATATGGTGATTATGCAGAGCCTCACCGAGGCTTTCGAAGAGGCTCACCCCGATATCACCCTGGACTGGGTGGTGCTTGAGGAGAACGTGTTACGTCAGCGCATGACCACCG
This Vreelandella neptunia DNA region includes the following protein-coding sequences:
- a CDS encoding NUDIX hydrolase, with the protein product MNFCSQCGDKVRFAIPEGDDRQRYLCDACGTIHYQNPRIVAGTLPVSGSKVLLCKRAISPRKGYWTLPAGYMENAESTQQAASRETREEACAEVELANLYTLIDLPHINQVYMIFRAELVGGFSAGPESLEVALFEEHEIPWDELAFMTIERTLKHFYADRPRNEFPLHISMVTPEDRERYFGSA
- a CDS encoding OsmC family protein, which encodes MDSKASARWEGGLKDGKGNVSTESGVLDAGYSFKQRFEGEPGTNPEELIGAAHASCFSMALSMILGEKGYTADAIETSAKVTLSQSDAGFDISNIHLDVVAEISGADDAAFQEAAETAKANCPVSKVLNADISMTAKLKA
- a CDS encoding MotB family protein, coding for MAQKQTNIPAWMITYADLMSLLLCFFVLLLSFAEIDAEKFRRVADELSKAFGVQREVEATQVPMGTSAVKQHFSPAVPDRTLVDEVRQQTMQQRPQLESMRDSQEAQRHLQSHQLAQNVEKLLETSLPEGATEIDIDQFRVVVRISENGTFGSGNATVTSAFEDLLQSLATLLADVPGTISIDGHTDDVPIRTSQFRSNWDLSAMRAASVANVLTATGALAPERLIVQGFADTRPLASNLTNEGRAENRRVELMIDLDAAVEERGERSVESLQPVSSDPLESAETDSTP
- a CDS encoding PRC-barrel domain-containing protein, which gives rise to MKMIKPAILGTLMVPAFMFAAGSVNAEENTTTMEATYLTETPENTFHADALTGNQVKSSVEDDEDIGTITDLVIGEDGQINAVVVGVGGFLGMGEKNVAIEWDSLELTKDEDGDDYVITVNASEDALEAAEEYNRDGDEDK
- a CDS encoding sugar-binding transcriptional regulator: MDKFEVKLDQAARAAWMSYVGGMTQDEIASQLGVSRPGVQRLLALARQEGLVKVHIDHPISNCMALGSTLRDHFGLTYCEVVPADSHAADSAASYLAVAAAERIAQLVERSEPLTLSLGTGRSVRAAVEALSRVERPQHRFVSLVGNVARDGSANRYDAVMVMADKTGGERFLLPAPVVAESLAEKEAMLAQRLFKAIADVARQSEAAFIGVGRIDRQATLFQDHFISESELDELLGLKAVGELLGWPLNRDGEVIDCSITRRVTSLPLERFGKHHMVAIAGGHEKAPAIHAALRGGWLKGLVTDEVAARQIVEAL
- a CDS encoding NGG1p interacting factor NIF3, whose product is MYKLAFFVPVEDAESVKQAVFEAGAGRVGAYENVCFQTRGTGQFRPTEGAHPHIGSVGSLEKVEEFKVELLCDEAHIHGAIAALRLAHPYEEVAYDVWQLADL
- a CDS encoding 2OG-Fe(II) oxygenase — protein: MIPSVATSSPALQPETQVALVDALVEQGWYVGRGAIDLELCGALNNELLQRAAYNGLDEAGIGRGQQHLLRKDIRGDAIHWLDRESAAQRRYLDAMSELQQALNQALFLGLFEYEAHFAHYPPGAFYQRHLDSFRGRANRVISTVGYLTPDWPSDGGGEMVIYHPDDPRQEVARVVPEAGTFACFLSETIPHEVLPTRCPRTSIAGWFRRNASLGGVLDPAR
- a CDS encoding CoA pyrophosphatase, with product MLEKLRKQLQQLTPQRLDHIVMPEAAVLLPIVERPAPTLLFTRRASHLSTHSGQVAFPGGKREPFDSDLYATALREAEEEIALDPALVQPLGRLSDVISLHGIRVTPWVGIIPPDLPLIADPGELDAIFEVPLSHFLDDHRTHTDVITVDGVAHYVPSYHVDGHVIWGLSAMMLVELLAEGFGMPIDLYQRPQGPLRHHPERKNRLSKLSTSVPDSAPSRSNQ
- a CDS encoding L,D-transpeptidase family protein, whose protein sequence is MISHPLQCLKQFCVSSVALGAWLLASSAVADSSELPKGHFLLPEEGNMVGQVYTVTATEEDTLLDIARAHNVGYEEIRMANPDTSLWVPGEGTEVTIPGQYILPDEARSGIVINVAELRLYYYPEVAEGETPRVETYPIGIGRDAYNTPLGVTETTMRLENPAWYPPESIRREAAERGDPAPAVVPPGADNPLGEYAILLDIPGYLIHGTNQPDGIGMRASRGCIRMHPEDIESVFWRVPVGTQVNIIDSPIKVGWGKEGNRYIQAFTATDEQVFGMETLLNVVGLIEKHDGGNASSVNYEQVSEILERANGQIVPIS